One Thalassospira marina DNA window includes the following coding sequences:
- the pgmG gene encoding phosphoglucomutase/phosphomannomutase PgmG, producing MTASDGHKFDPSMLREYDVRGVVGKTLHAEDAHALGRAFGTMVRRSGGSRVAVGRDGRLSSPELADALIKGIRATGCDVLRIGRGPTPMLYFTVYNQKTDAGIMVTGSHNPPDYNGFKMLNAGKSVFGEAIQELGRIAAKGDFEVGAGGLDDIDIEDRYVDRLVEELDVDVAKPMTIVWDCGNGAAGDVVRKLTAKLPGTHHLLFDDIDGNFPNHHPDPTVEANLVDLKAAVAKHNADWGVAFDGDGDRIGVVDGQGRVLWGDQLLQIYAADVLERVPGGAIIADVKASQTLFDEVTRLGGNAIMWKTGHSLIKTKMIEEKAPIAGEMSGHIFFAERYYGYDDATYAAVRLYRILVQSGKSLDTWRDAMPVAVNTPETRIECPDDRKFALIEEVRDRLASTDAEVDGIDGVRVKSNDGWWLLRASNTQPAIVARCEAADDAGLERLKAQVTAQLQKSGLESDDFFAPGGGH from the coding sequence ATGACCGCTTCGGATGGCCATAAATTCGACCCGTCCATGCTGCGCGAATATGATGTGCGTGGCGTTGTTGGCAAGACCCTGCATGCAGAAGATGCCCACGCCCTTGGGCGGGCATTTGGCACCATGGTTCGCCGCAGCGGCGGCAGCCGTGTTGCCGTCGGCCGTGATGGCCGCTTAAGCTCGCCAGAGCTTGCAGATGCACTGATCAAGGGTATTCGGGCAACGGGTTGTGATGTGCTGCGTATCGGGCGCGGCCCGACGCCGATGCTGTATTTCACGGTTTATAACCAGAAAACCGATGCCGGCATTATGGTGACGGGCTCGCATAACCCGCCAGACTATAACGGCTTCAAAATGCTGAATGCCGGTAAATCGGTGTTTGGTGAAGCAATCCAGGAACTGGGCCGTATCGCTGCAAAAGGCGATTTTGAAGTCGGTGCTGGCGGCCTTGACGATATCGATATCGAAGACCGCTATGTTGATCGCCTGGTTGAAGAACTTGATGTTGACGTTGCCAAACCGATGACGATTGTCTGGGATTGCGGCAATGGTGCTGCTGGTGATGTGGTTCGTAAACTGACGGCCAAGTTGCCTGGTACACACCATCTGCTGTTTGATGACATCGACGGCAATTTCCCCAACCACCACCCGGACCCGACGGTTGAAGCCAATCTGGTGGACCTGAAAGCTGCCGTTGCCAAGCATAATGCCGATTGGGGTGTTGCCTTTGATGGTGATGGCGACCGCATTGGTGTGGTTGACGGGCAGGGCCGTGTTTTGTGGGGCGATCAGCTTTTGCAGATTTATGCTGCCGACGTGCTGGAACGTGTTCCTGGCGGCGCCATTATCGCCGATGTCAAAGCCAGCCAGACCCTGTTTGATGAAGTTACCCGTCTGGGCGGTAATGCCATTATGTGGAAAACGGGCCATTCCCTGATCAAAACCAAAATGATCGAGGAAAAGGCACCGATTGCCGGTGAAATGAGCGGCCATATCTTCTTTGCCGAACGTTATTACGGTTATGACGATGCGACCTATGCTGCCGTTCGCCTGTATCGCATTCTGGTGCAAAGCGGCAAAAGCCTTGATACTTGGCGGGACGCAATGCCGGTGGCGGTTAATACCCCGGAAACCCGCATTGAATGCCCCGATGATCGCAAATTTGCGCTGATCGAAGAAGTACGTGATCGTCTGGCCAGCACCGATGCCGAAGTTGATGGCATTGATGGTGTCCGTGTCAAAAGCAATGATGGCTGGTGGCTGCTGCGTGCATCCAACACCCAGCCTGCAATCGTTGCACGCTGCGAAGCGGCTGACGATGCCGGGCTGGAGCGTTTGAAAGCACAGGTTACCGCGCAATTGCAGAAAAGCGGCCTTGAAAGCGATGATTTCTTCGCACCAGGTGGCGGACACTAA
- a CDS encoding D-alanyl-D-alanine carboxypeptidase gives MISMFRVGPAVPTRQPDSADFLPSRVTARRLFCVLSVILLSLLALPAISTNALARTYTALIVDADSGEVLHEYRADQKVYPASLTKIMTLYMLFDALDSGKVSLATRMPVSKRAWGQAPSKLGVQPGETIAVKDAILALVTKSANDVAVVIGEYLGGSETKFAQMMTATARKIGMKSTTFRNASGLPNRGQMTTARDMVRLAMRLRHDFGDYYHFFSTQKFTYGNRTYGNHNNLLASYYGTDGIKTGFINASGFNLVASVKRDGKRLIGAVFGGRTARSRDDQMKKLLDKAYVELKKDGEIIPPRPRISPEEKILPADTQLLMAKANSASEGQIPGHIDTDTIVARIKPTGGGWGIQVGAFSDQRRAQEAVLTAARTAPEILRLTRAAVEQQESDSGVVYRARLIGFGAEEDARSACAALQRQNMACIPVVTPGDAG, from the coding sequence ATGATTTCTATGTTCCGCGTCGGCCCTGCCGTGCCGACCAGACAACCAGATTCCGCTGACTTTTTGCCATCACGCGTGACGGCCCGTCGCCTTTTCTGCGTGCTGAGCGTCATCCTGCTTTCACTGCTGGCCCTGCCCGCCATCAGCACCAATGCGCTTGCCCGTACCTACACGGCTCTGATCGTTGATGCGGATTCGGGCGAAGTGCTGCATGAATATCGCGCTGACCAGAAAGTTTATCCTGCGTCCCTGACCAAGATCATGACGCTTTATATGCTTTTTGATGCGCTTGATAGCGGCAAGGTATCGCTGGCGACCCGTATGCCGGTATCCAAACGCGCATGGGGTCAGGCACCGTCAAAGCTGGGTGTTCAGCCTGGTGAAACCATTGCCGTCAAGGATGCCATTCTGGCGCTGGTGACAAAGTCGGCAAACGATGTTGCCGTGGTGATTGGTGAATATCTGGGTGGTAGCGAAACGAAGTTTGCGCAGATGATGACCGCGACCGCGCGCAAAATCGGCATGAAAAGCACGACCTTCCGCAATGCATCGGGCCTGCCCAATCGTGGGCAAATGACCACTGCACGCGACATGGTACGCTTGGCAATGCGCCTGCGCCATGATTTCGGTGACTATTACCATTTCTTTTCGACCCAGAAATTCACTTATGGCAACCGGACTTATGGCAACCATAACAATCTTCTGGCGTCCTATTACGGAACGGATGGCATTAAAACCGGCTTCATCAATGCATCGGGCTTTAACCTGGTGGCATCGGTCAAACGCGATGGCAAACGCCTGATTGGCGCCGTGTTTGGCGGCCGCACGGCACGTTCGCGCGATGACCAGATGAAAAAGCTGCTTGATAAAGCCTATGTCGAGCTGAAAAAGGACGGCGAAATCATTCCGCCGCGCCCGCGCATCAGCCCGGAAGAAAAAATTCTGCCCGCCGATACCCAGCTTCTGATGGCAAAAGCCAACAGCGCCAGTGAAGGCCAAATTCCCGGCCACATCGACACTGACACCATTGTTGCCCGCATTAAACCAACCGGTGGTGGCTGGGGCATTCAGGTTGGCGCATTCAGCGACCAGCGCCGGGCTCAGGAAGCGGTGCTGACCGCAGCACGGACCGCCCCTGAAATTCTGCGACTGACCCGTGCAGCGGTTGAGCAGCAGGAATCAGATAGTGGCGTTGTCTATCGCGCCCGATTAATCGGCTTTGGTGCCGAAGAAGATGCCCGCAGCGCCTGTGCAGCCCTGCAACGTCAGAACATGGCCTGTATCCCTGTTGTCACCCCTGGTGACGCTGGCTGA